Part of the Pseudomonas sp. P8_241 genome is shown below.
TGGGTGATCCTTGAGGCCTGTCGTCAGCTCAAATCCTGGCACCAGGCCAAAGTGCGCGTGCCCAAGGTTTCGGTGAACATCTCGGCGCGGCAGTTCTCCGATGGCCAACTCGGCACGCGCATCGCCACGATTCTCAAGGAAACCGGCCTGCCGCCGGGATGCCTGGAGCTGGAGCTGACCGAAAGCATTCTGATGCGCGAAGTCAGTGAAGCGATGCAGATCCTCGACGGCCTGAAAAATCTTGGATTGAGCATTGCGGTCGATGACTTTGGCACCGGCTATTCGTCGCTCAACTACCTCAAGCAGTTCCCGATCGATGTACTGAAAATCGACCGCACCTTTGTCGACGGCCTGCCGTCCGGCGAACAGGATGCGCAGATTGCCCGAGCGATCATCGCCATGGCTCACAGCCTCAATCTGTCGGTGATCGCCGAAGGTGTGGAAACCCAGGAGCAGCTTGATTTCCTGCGTGAGCACGGTTGTGACGAAGTGCAGGGTTATCTGTTCGGGCGGCCGATGCCGGCCGATCGATTCGAAGGGCAGTTCAGCAATGATGCGCTGTTCATTTTCGACTGAAATTGTGCAGCGAGGCTGATGACGCGATCGCCAGCAAGCCGGATCCTACGTTGAAATGCAGTCTCCTGCAGGAGCCGGCTTGCTGGCGTGGCCGGCACATTCACCGCTGATCCCGTCATGAAGCCCACTTGTCTGCGACATGATGCCGTTTCATATGCCTTCCAAAACGCGTTGGGGTAGAATGCCCCCCTTTTCTGCCCCCGATCCTTGAGGACCGCCATGTTCAGCCGTGATTTGACTATTGCCAAGTACGACGCCGATCTCTTTGCCGCCATGGAGCAAGAAGCTCAGCGCCAGGAAGAGCACATTGAGCTGATCGCTTCGGAAAACTACACCAGCCCTGCGGTGATGGAAGCTCAAGGCTCGGTACTGACCAACAAGTACGCCGAAGGCTACCCGGGCAAGCGCTACTACGGTGGTTGCGAGTACGTCGACATCGTCGAGCAGCTGGCTATCGATCGCGCCAAAGAGCTGTTCGGCGCCGACTACGCCAACGTTCAGCCACACGCCGGTTCGCAAGCCAACAGCGCTGTTTACCTGGCCCTGCTATCGGCCGGTGACACCATCCTGGGCATGAGCCTGGCCCACGGCGGTCACCTGACCCACGGTGCCAGCGTTTCGTCTTCGGGCAAGCTGTACAACGCCGTTCAGTACGGCATCGACGCCAACGGCCTGATCGACTACGACGAAGTCGAGCGCCTGGCGGTCGAGAACAAGCCGAAAATGATCGTGGCCGGTTTCTCTGCCTACTCGCAGATCCTCGACTTCCCGCGTTTCCGCGCAATCGCGGACAAAGTGGGCGCTTACCTGTTCGTCGACATGGCCCACGTGGCCGGTCTGGTCGCCGCTGGCGTCTACCCGAACCCGGTTCCGTTCGCTGACGTCGTGACCACCACCACCCACAAGACCCTGCGCGGTCCACGTGGTGGCCTGATCCTGGCTCGCGCCAACGCCGACATCGAGAAGAAGCTGAACTCCGCGGTATTCCCGGGCGCCCAGGGCGGTCCGCTGGAACACGTGATCGCGGCCAAGGCGATCTGCTTCAAGGAAGCGCTGCAGCCTGAGTTCAAGGTTTACCAGCAACAAGTGGTGAAAAACGCCCAGGCCATGGCCAGCGTCTTCATCGAGCGCGGTTTCGACGTGGTATCCGGCGGTACTGAAAACCACCTGTTCCTGCTGTCGCTGATCAAGCAGGAAATTTCCGGTAAAGACGCCGACGCCGCTCTGGGCAAAGCGTTCATCACCGTGAACAAGAATTCCGTACCTAACGACCCACGCTCCCCGTTCGTCACTTCCGGTCTGCGTTTCGGCACCCCGGCTGTGACCACCCGCGGCTTCAAGGAAGCAGAGTGCAAGGAACTGGCTGGCTGGATCTGCGACATCCTGGCTGACCTGAACAATGAAGCGGTGATCGACGCCGTTCGTGAGAAGGTCAAGGCCATCTGCAAGAAGCTGCCGGTGTACGGCGCTTAATCAGCCCGCCTAACCGCAGTCTAAAAAAACCGGCCATGGAAATGGCCGGTTTTTTTTCGTCTGCGTTTTAAAGGCCGTCACTCTGTAGGAGCCGGCTTGCCGGCGAAGGCGGTCTTGAACCATTCACCAACCACTCGGACGCCTTCGCTGGCAAGCCAGCTCCTACAGGACCAGCATTACTGGTCAGACCGGTCATGCCAATTTCTTAAATTTTACTTGCGATCACCCAAAAGCCGAGCCTAGACTGCGCCTGCACTGGACATACCGGTAAGACCACAATAATTAAGTCCTGAAGTCAATGCGACTGACGCTCGGCTGCCAGGACACCGACCAGGATTCCTCCCATGCTCAGATGGTGCACGCGTTCAATCTTCCTCCAAGTGGTTCTCGGACTGGTGCTCGGCATCGTCTGTGGACTGACCCTTCCCGAATATTCCGCTCAACTCAAACCGCTCGGCGACGGCTTTATCAAGCTGATCAAAATGCTGATTGGCCTGATCGTGTTTTGCGTCGTGGTCAGTGGCATCAGCGGTGCCGGTGATCTGAAAAAAGTCGGCCGTATCGGCCTGAAGTCAGTGATCTACTTTGAAATACTCACCACCATTGCGCTGGTGATCGGTCTGGTGTTCGCCTTCAGTACTGGCATTGGCAGCGGCGCGAACATTCACCTGGAGCAGCTTTCCGCAGCCGACATGGGTGATATCGCCCAGCGCGGCCAGCACATGCACACCACTACGCAGTTCCTGATGGACCTGATTCCGACGTCGGTGATCGGTGCATTCGCCGACAACAACATCCTGCAAGTGCTGCTGTTCTCCGTGCTGTTCGGTAGCGCACTGAACCTGGTGGGTGAGGCGGCGTCAGGCATTTCCCGCCTGATCAATGAGTTGAGCCACGTAATCTTCCGCATCATGGGCATGATCGTGCGCCTGGCGCCGATCGGCGTGTTCGGTGCGATCGCCTTTACCACCAGCAAATATGGCCTGGACTCGCTGCAACATCTGGGTAGCCTGGTCGGCCTGTTCTACCTGACCTGCGTGGCTTTCGTGACGCTGATTCTCGGCCTGGTGATGCGCCTCTCCGGCCTGAAGATGTGGCCATTGCTCAAGTACCTGCGCGAAGAATTGCTGATCGTCATGGGCACCGCTTCATCCGATGCCGTGCTGCCACAAATCATGCGCAAGCTTGAGCATCTGGGGATCGGAAGTTCGACAGTCGGACTGGTGATTCCTACCGGTTACTCGTTCAACCTCGACGGTTTCTCGATCTACCTGACCCTGGCCATCGTGTTCATCGCCAATGCTACCGGCACACCGCTGGCAATGACCGACCTGCTGACCATTCTGCTGGTGTCGTTGATCACCTCAAAAGGTGCGCACGGTATTCCGGGCTCGGCACTGGTGATCCTGGCGGCAACGCTGACGGCGATCCCGGCCATTCCGGTGGTGGGCCTGGTGCTGGTGCTGGCCGTGGACTGGTTCATGGGCATCGGCCGGGCGCTGACCAACCTGATCGGCAACTGCGTCGCCACAGTGGCCATTGCCCGTTGGGAAAAAGACATCGATGTGCAACGGGCGAACAAGGTACTTTCCGGCCAGGTGGGTTATACCTTCCAGCCGAGAAAACCGGTAACCGCGGCCCATCAGCAGGAATTTTGACGCAGGACCATCCGTAGGAGCTGCCGAAGGCTGCGATTTTTTGATCCTGCCCTCGGCGCTCAGTGACTGGTCATCAGCAACTCACGGAGCAAAAAGTGATTAGCACCTCAACCGTCGTCAATTCAGTCGTAGAAAAACTTCGGGCCGCGCTGGCCCGTGGTCAGTGGCGCTCCGGCGAAATGCTACCGGGACAACGTGAACTGGCCGAACAACTGGGCATCAGCCGGCCAAGCCTGCGTGAAGCAGTGATCGTGCTGGAAACCCTCGGCCTGGTGCGCTCGATGCCGGGTAAAGGCGTGGTGGTGCTTGAAGCGAATCTCGCCGACAGTCAGGCACATGACAGCGCAGTCGCCGCCGCGAGCCTGGAGGATGTGTTGCAACTGCGCTACACCCTCGAACCTTTCATCGTCGGCCTCGTGGCGCAGTCCATCAGCAGCAAGGAAGTCGGGCAACTGCGCCTCACCCTGATGGACATGCGCGAAGCCCTGGAAGCCAACGACAGCGAAGCCGGTGCGAATGCGTACATCGCGTTCCACGAAGAGCTGTTCGCGCTGACGTCGAATCCAATCTTCCAAAGCGTGGTCCAGCAAACCAGCAATGCCCTCAAGCAAAGCGCCGAAGTGCTGCGCAACTCCCCCGAACACCTGGCTGAACGGCTTGAAGAAAACGAAGCCGTGGTGCGGGCGATCCGCAGCAAGAACAGCGCCCAGGCCAGCGCCGAGATGCGTCGGCACATTCTTCGCGAAGGCCAGCGCATGGGCATCGAGTTGAACATCCCGGAAGACAACCTCGGCAGTTGAATCCTCTTCGAACCGGAGACAGGCCATGAACAGCTTCGCTTCACCGCAAACGCTTACCACCCTGCCCTTTCCACTGGCGGCGGATGATCTGTACTCGCGGGTCCTCGACGCCATCTTTGCACAGCGCATTCATGAGGCCAGCCGCTTTACCGAGGAAAGTCTGGCGCAGATGTTCGGCGCTCGGCGCAGCGACGTTCGTGGCGTGCTGACACGACTTTCTCATCAACAGATCATTGTTCTGCGCAGCAATCATCGTCCACGCGTTGCAACGCTCGGAGTCGATCAGGTTCGGCAAAACCTGCATGCCCGGCGCCTGACCGAGATCACGTTGGTACGACTGGCCTGTCAGCACCCTCTTCCACAAGATCTGCAATGTCTGCGCGCACTCATCGCGCGCGAGCGCCAATGCAGGGATCCTGCCTCAGCACTCCGGGTTTCGGGGGAGTTTCACGCGCAGCTGGCCGAAATGGCGGGAAATGCGCCACTGGCGCATTTTTTGGGAACACTTGTGCCGCTAGTATCGTTGGCCATTGCGCAATTTGATGCGCAAGCGGGAGGCTATTGCGATTGGCAAGCACATCAAGAGATTGTGGATGCGATTGAGCATGGCGATGCTTTGAAGGCCGAGACACTTCTACACCGGCATCTGGATCATTTGGAGGAGATGTTACTGAACGCTCAACCGTTACTCAGCCAGAACCGCGTTGCCGGCTAGTTCGTCTTCGCGGGCGAACCTCGCTTCTACAGACGAATACACTGCAAATGCAGGAGCGAGCCCGCTTGCGATGGCGACGTCAGACCCAATG
Proteins encoded:
- a CDS encoding FadR/GntR family transcriptional regulator; its protein translation is MISTSTVVNSVVEKLRAALARGQWRSGEMLPGQRELAEQLGISRPSLREAVIVLETLGLVRSMPGKGVVVLEANLADSQAHDSAVAAASLEDVLQLRYTLEPFIVGLVAQSISSKEVGQLRLTLMDMREALEANDSEAGANAYIAFHEELFALTSNPIFQSVVQQTSNALKQSAEVLRNSPEHLAERLEENEAVVRAIRSKNSAQASAEMRRHILREGQRMGIELNIPEDNLGS
- a CDS encoding C4-dicarboxylate transporter DctA; this encodes MLRWCTRSIFLQVVLGLVLGIVCGLTLPEYSAQLKPLGDGFIKLIKMLIGLIVFCVVVSGISGAGDLKKVGRIGLKSVIYFEILTTIALVIGLVFAFSTGIGSGANIHLEQLSAADMGDIAQRGQHMHTTTQFLMDLIPTSVIGAFADNNILQVLLFSVLFGSALNLVGEAASGISRLINELSHVIFRIMGMIVRLAPIGVFGAIAFTTSKYGLDSLQHLGSLVGLFYLTCVAFVTLILGLVMRLSGLKMWPLLKYLREELLIVMGTASSDAVLPQIMRKLEHLGIGSSTVGLVIPTGYSFNLDGFSIYLTLAIVFIANATGTPLAMTDLLTILLVSLITSKGAHGIPGSALVILAATLTAIPAIPVVGLVLVLAVDWFMGIGRALTNLIGNCVATVAIARWEKDIDVQRANKVLSGQVGYTFQPRKPVTAAHQQEF
- a CDS encoding GntR family transcriptional regulator; the encoded protein is MNSFASPQTLTTLPFPLAADDLYSRVLDAIFAQRIHEASRFTEESLAQMFGARRSDVRGVLTRLSHQQIIVLRSNHRPRVATLGVDQVRQNLHARRLTEITLVRLACQHPLPQDLQCLRALIARERQCRDPASALRVSGEFHAQLAEMAGNAPLAHFLGTLVPLVSLAIAQFDAQAGGYCDWQAHQEIVDAIEHGDALKAETLLHRHLDHLEEMLLNAQPLLSQNRVAG
- the glyA gene encoding serine hydroxymethyltransferase, with product MFSRDLTIAKYDADLFAAMEQEAQRQEEHIELIASENYTSPAVMEAQGSVLTNKYAEGYPGKRYYGGCEYVDIVEQLAIDRAKELFGADYANVQPHAGSQANSAVYLALLSAGDTILGMSLAHGGHLTHGASVSSSGKLYNAVQYGIDANGLIDYDEVERLAVENKPKMIVAGFSAYSQILDFPRFRAIADKVGAYLFVDMAHVAGLVAAGVYPNPVPFADVVTTTTHKTLRGPRGGLILARANADIEKKLNSAVFPGAQGGPLEHVIAAKAICFKEALQPEFKVYQQQVVKNAQAMASVFIERGFDVVSGGTENHLFLLSLIKQEISGKDADAALGKAFITVNKNSVPNDPRSPFVTSGLRFGTPAVTTRGFKEAECKELAGWICDILADLNNEAVIDAVREKVKAICKKLPVYGA